The genomic DNA AGTTCGCGCTTCCAGGCCGCTTCGGCAATTTCCTGTTCTTCGTTCATGTGTGCTCCATCAGTAGGGGTAGACCCAACGGTCGTGTCACCAGCCGCCATTCCGACCCCTCATTCCGGCCTCCCTCAGTAGCCAGCTTCTTTCTGATGCCGGAAGGCCAAGATGTACACCGCATCGGCGGCCGGTTCGTGGCGATACAGGGCGACATAGCCGGAATCCCCGAACGCTATCACCAGCTCGCGCAGCTCCGGTAGCTCGGGGAATGGTCGCCCAATGTCCGACGACTTCTCTAGCAGCAGGAATTGCCGCTCAATGGCCTGGCCGGCGCGCTGGGCCGCTTCCGGGGCCTTGGCCGCCAGGAAGCGCCGGCAGCGCTCCAAGCCCTGCGCAGCGCCTTCCGTGACGATTACTTGTGGCACTCAGGCACCGCCTGTTCGTCTTCGGTGCCCCAGGTGTTCAACCAGGTGCGGACTTCCTGGCCGGTCAGGTGGCGGCCGGTTTCCTGATAGGCCGCCCAGGACGCCAAGGCTTCCTGCTTAAAGCTCTCGCGCGCTTCCTCGCGCTGCACGTACTGCTCGATCGCTTCCAGCATGATCCAGTGCGCGGAGCGGCGGCGCTGGCTGGCGAGCTGCTGAACGCGGTTTTTCAGGCCGTCATCGATCTTGAGGGATGTTGCCATAGCCTGGCCTCTTTTATCACTTGGTAATACCTTGTGATAATACGCCTCCCCTGCCCTGCTGTCCATGCGCTGAATCTGTCTTGCATGTCGCGCATGTCCTAAGACCTGAAACACGGCCCAGATCCCTGTATTTGCTGGGCGGAACGTGCTAGACTAAAAGGTAATACCTAGCGCTATTATGTATTTCCACGGCCGTTGTGTCTACGGAAATATCCGGCGTTGGTGACAGACGACGCCGGCGCCGGCGCCCCGGTGTCACCATTGGTGGCTTGATAAATCGCCCCTTCCGTCAGCCGGAGGAAGTAGAGGCATTCGCCGAGTCGGGCAGTCAGCCAGGCGCGGTGGGCTACGACGAGAATAGCCAGCTTGTGCGCGTGCGTCTGGACGGCACGCACGAGGTAATCCCGGAGCAAGGCGGCAGTTCGCCGATCCGTGCCTATGAGATTGCCGGCATGGACTGGTGGAACACTGCGCCAGAGGCCGAGCGCCGGGAATGGATGCGACGCGCTGGCGACACGGGCCGCGCGGCCGACGCATGGGCCGAGTACAAGCGCTGCACGCCCCAGCGCCCACTACACCCCACCGAGCTACGCGAGCGCCGCGACGCCATCACCTTCGCGCGGGCAAGCATCGAGCTGGAAGGCTTCAAGCTCACCCCGGAATACGCGGCTGCGGCCGAACGCTTCGCAGCGGGGGAAATCACGCTCGGCGAGCTGGGGGGAGTCGCGGATCAACTGGCGACGCAGATCAAGGCGCGGCAGTCGTGACCAAGGCCAGCCCCGACGCCGTAGATCTGGCGACAAGCGGCCTGCTGCTGGGCTATGCCCGCGTCAGCACCGACGACCAAGACTTGACCAACCAGCGGGCCGAGCTGCACGCGGCCGGCTGCACCAAGATTTTCGCGGAGAAGATCACCGGCACGCAGCGCGATCGCCCCGAGTTGGCGCGCATGCTCGACCACATACGATCAGGTGACGTGGTGATGGTGACGCGGCTCGATCGCCTGGCGCGCAGCACGCGCGACCTGCTGGACATTGCCGAGCGCATCCGAGAGGCCGGCGCGGGCCTGCGCTCGCTGGCCGAACCGTGGGCCGATACGACGACGGCGGCTGGCCGCATGGTGTTGACGGTCTTCGCCGGTATCGCCGAGTTCGAGCGGTCCTTGATCGTTGACCGAACCCGGAGCGGCCGCGAGGCCGCCAAGCGGCGCGGGGTGAAGTTCGGTCCCTCCCCTACCCTCACTGCCGCGCAGATCGCCCATGCTCGCCGCCTCATCGAGACCGAAGGCCATCCGGTGACAGAGGCGGCCGCGCTGCTGGGCGTGCATCGATCCACCCTGTACCGTGCTCTTGAAAGTTCATCTAGCAGCTAGATACAATCTAGCTGCTATCCAGCATCTAGACAGGAGCGCAACATGGCGGCCATCGTCGCATTCGTTTCACAGAAAGGAGGCGTAGGGAAAAGCACCCTATCCCGCGCCTTGGCACGCGAAGCCGCCGCCGGCGGCTTGCGCGTGAAAATCGCCGACCTCGACACCCAGCAGGGAACGTCGATCGACTGGCACCGACTCCGACTGTCTCAGTGCATCGAGCCAACCATATCGGCCGAGGCGTTCGGCACGGCCGCCCAGGCCTTGGCGACAGCCAATGGCTATGACCTGCTTATCATCAGTGGCGGCGCCGCATCCGCACTCAGAGCTTGAACGCGCAACGCTTCCGATCCTTATCTGTGCAGGTCAACACGTTCGAAAGGTTCGGGTCTTGCACCCAGCTTGCGCCGACAGGCTGCGCTGTTTTTTTCAGTTTCAGCGACATGCGCAATCCGGAAAGACCCGGGCCGGCGTAATCGCAGGCGATCAGATGTTGGTCGTTGACGATAGATACCGAAGTAAATTTCAGGTCGCGTGGCTCGACATCGTTTGCCTCAGGTGGATTGACCCCGATCCATGGATTGCCATTGGAGGTCGGACTCGTGGTGTAGGTGTCGCCTTCGACGGACTTGGACTTGGCGATACGAACACTGTGCAGGTCCGGACACGATTTATTGATATCGTGGGCTGCGGCAGCGCTCCCCGCCATAGCGGCCAACGCGACCATCATCACCAGTGATTTGCGATACATCTGTTTCTCCTGATTGAGACGCTATGGATATGACGTCAATGAGAATTAACTATTGATTGTCGGCTGCGTAGATGTATCCAGAATTCCGAAAGGACAACGCGCCATACGAACAAGAGGGTCGGCAGGGATTCGTGTAAAAAACAGCCAAAAGTGGGATAACTTGCTGTTAGTAAAGAATTTTTCACAAATTCCTGCCGGCCCTCAATCCCGGCAGCGTGTACTCCCGAATAGTCCTTGCGTGCTCTGCTGTGAAGCCGGCTGCATCCGTCTATTACCCACCCCCGTTTCCGGGTCGATCACCTTCTGGTGCTTGGCCAGCGCGGATTTTGACACGCGCTCGCCCGTTTCCGGGTCGATCACCTTCTGGCGCTTGGCCAGCGCGGATTTTGACACGCGCTCGCCCGTTTCCGGGTCGATCACCTTCTGGCGCCCGGCCAGCGTGGATTTTGACACGCGCTCGCCCGTTTCCGGGTCGATCACCTTCTGGCGCTTGGCCAGCACGGATTTTGACACGCGCTCGCCCGTTTCCGGGTCGATCACCTTCTTGCGCCCGGCCAGCGCGGATTTTGACACGCCGCTCGCCCGTTTCCGGGTCGATCACCTTCTTGCGCCCGGCCAGCGCGGATTTTGACACGCGCTCGCCCGTTTCCGGGTCGATCACCTTCTGGCGCTTGGCCAGCGCGGATTTTGACACGCGCTCGCCCGTTTCCGGGTCGATCACCTTCTTGCGCCCGGCCAGCGTGGATTTTGACACGCGCTCGCCCGTTTCCGGGTCGATCACCTTCTTGCGCCTGGCCAGCGTGGCTTTTGACACGCGCTCGCCCGTTTCCGGGTCGATCACCTTCTTGCGCCTGGCCAGCGTGGCTTTTGACACGCGCTCGCCCGTTTCCGGGTCGATCACCTTCTGGCGCCCGGCCAGCGCGGATTTTGACACGCGCTCGCCCGTTTCCGGGTCGATCACCTTCTTGCGCCTGGCCAGCGTGGATTTTGACACGCGCTCGCCCGTTTCCGGGTCGATCACCTTCTTGCGCCCGGCCAGCGTGGATTTGAAAATTGGCCGGGCCGTGCTCGAGCCGGGAGCCTGTGAGGGAAGGCCGGGGGGGGGCGGTCCCTTTCCCGTGCTGGCGGTAGCCGGCATGACCGTCGCATGCGTCGACGAACTGGCTAACAATGAAGCTGAAGGGGCGGGATAGTGTCCAACGCCATGGGAATAGCTCGATGGAGGCAGGGACGTGATTGTAGGCCTGTACACAGACTCTCCCACGGGCACCGACAGCTCCGACTGGTTGGCAACCTCCTGGAATGCAGGGGGGCTTGAGGCAGAGATTGCAGTGTCTGGTATGTCCAGAAAGTCCATCGGGTCAAACGCAAGCTCTCCGGACAACGACAATGCCGGCGGTGGCGCAGGTGGCGCGGACTCTCCCACGGGCACCGACAGCTCCGACTGGTTGGCAACCTCCTGGAATGCAGGGGGGCTTGAGGCAGAGATTGCAGTGTCTGGTATGTCCAGAAAGTCCATCGGGTCAAACGCAAGCTCTCCGGACAACGACAATGCCGGCGGTGGCGCAGGTGGCGCGGACTGCATGGAGGTGGAGGCGCGGTTGAGGCGATGTTGCCGTATCTCCTGGATCCGATACGGGGTGGGATCGGCGGGCAGAACACGCCCGTCTCCACGGAGGCGCCATCTCAGCCAATTGCGCCAACGCGTCCTGGCCGTGTTGGGTGCGGCGCCAATTGACGGCGTCGGCGATTCCCTGATCGGGTGAGTCAGGATCGGCGAGGCCATTGTCGATCAGGTCATTGGCGATGATGGCTGAATCGGGCGAAAGAGGGCGCATTCTTGGAGTGCTCGTCGTTTTTCCGGAGACGGGCTGATGTAACCAGTTTTTGGCAAGCCCCCCTTCGGAAACAGCGAAATCATGAGGGAACATCAGAACATGGGATGGGATGTGCTTGAACCGCTTTACGTTCGGGTACAGCACAGCTTGTATCGGTTCGGCGTTCGGATCATCGCAAGCGCTGGTGAGGCGTCCGAACGTCCATGCCCTGCTCTGCCGTACCGGTGGCTCCAATGCATCAAAGAATTCATCCACTATTGCGTCTACGTTGGCGTCGTTGGGGGAGCTGAACTGCGCTGTTTTCGTTTCGGCTCTTCTGCTTCATGGGTGCCACTCCTGAATTACGGCGTTAGCGCGCCGTGGTTGTGTTCACGGCATCTGCTGTGCCGTGTGCTTGATCCGTAGGATTTCTACGGTTCGGGCCTCAGTTAGCACCCGGTAAAAGACGATGTAGTTTCTGTGAGCGACCAGCTCGCGAACCCCGTCCGGTAATCCTGGGCGTCCGGTACGCCCAAGCTCTGGATGCTGAGCAAGCGGAGTAGTCTTGTCGCGTGGTTCCTGGCCGAAACTGCGCGCTCTGGTGGGATTTTCCTTGCCGATGTAGCGGACGATTGCACGCAGATCGTCACGGGCCTTGGGCCGCCACTCGATGCGATATGGGGTAGGAGACTTCGCCATAAGTCAGTTGGCCGACATGCTTATGCCCGCCTCTTGCGAGCTGGCTTGTGTTCGGCCTCAAGCGCTGCAATGTCGGCGTCCATTTCCGCCATTACCGCATCGTGAGACAGATTAGGTCGAGTATCCGCAATAGCGTCGTCAATCTCCGCTGCCAGCCAGTTGGTATAGGCAGCAGCCTGGTGCGCCTTACGCATCGCTTCGGAGCGACCACGGGTGCCGGCTGTCTCAAGCTTGGCGTCAGGGTTCCAAGCGCTCGCGTCGAACGCTCCTACCGTGATACCGATATCTCGCAGCACATGCAGGGCGGCGGCGGGATTGCCAAACTTGCGCGGCTCGGTGCTGCGCGCTTTCGCCAACAGGGCGGCCGGCCCGTTGCGCGTGGCGATCTGGACGAAGAATGCACCGCCCTCCCCTTTCAGGGTGACGCCAGCAACGCCGCCGGATGCCTTGGCGACGCGAAGCTGTTCAATGGTCATGCTTTGCATGGTGACCCTCGCGACTCGTTTCAAACTATGTGGTTATATTGTGCACATTTTCTAGGTAGCGTGCAATACGTCTAGCGTTCCTAAAACGTTTGACGGACATTGAATGTAAGGCATTTTTGCATTACCGTACAAGGCATCAACCTTGGATTGCGAGGGCAAACCACCATGACCACATTGACCGTTACCGCACGGGGACAAGTGACGTTTCGGAAGGACGTACTGCAACACCTCGGCATTAGGCCAGGCGACAAGATCGAGCTGAACTTGCTGCCAGATGGTCGGGGCGTGCTCAAGGCGGCCCGGCCCGCAGGGACGATAGCCAGCTTTGTCGGCCTGCTCGCGGGCAGGACGCAGAAGGTTGCCACCATCGAAGAAATCAACGAGGCGGCGGCGCAAGGCTGGGCAGGTAAGCAATGAAGGTCGCAGTCGATACCAATGTCCTTGTGCGTGCGGTTGTGCGTGACGATCCCGCACAAGCGGACGTTGCCGCCGCAGTCTTGACCGACGCCGAGTTGATCGCGGTCGCGTTGCCGTGCCTATGCGAATTTGTTTGGGTGCTGCTGCGTGTCTACGGCTTCCAGCAAGCCGACGCGGCCAGCGCGATCCGGGCACTACTGGCCGCCGCGAATGTGGAAGTGAACCGGCCTGCCGTGGAGGCTGGCTTGCTGGTGCTCGACGCGGGCGGAGACTTTGCCGATGGCGTCATTGCCTATGAAGGCAACTGGCTTGGCGGGGAAACCTTCGTTTCCTTCGATAAGAAGGCGGTGGTACTTCTCACGGCGCAAGGGCAATTAACGCGCCTTTTGTGACGGACATGAACCGCCGAAAATTCCGGCGATCAACCGGCAAGCTGCTTGATACGCTCGGCCAGGCGGCCGAAAGCCTCGTTCACGTATTCCAGCACTTTCGGTTCAGCACCATGTGTACGCAGCGATTCTTTGGCACCAAGGTCGGACAGCCATTGCCGATGCAGGCGGCTCAGCTCGTCAAGCTGAGGCCGGAAAACTTGGAGATTGCCGCTGGAACGAAACGCCTGGTAGGGGTAGACCCAACAGTCGTGTCACCAGCCGCCATTTCGGATCACGGCAGATCGAGCCGGGTATTCATGGCGACGTCGAATTGGCCATAC from Xanthomonas fragariae includes the following:
- a CDS encoding antitoxin VbhA family protein produces the protein MINRPFRQPEEVEAFAESGSQPGAVGYDENSQLVRVRLDGTHEVIPEQGGSSPIRAYEIAGMDWWNTAPEAERREWMRRAGDTGRAADAWAEYKRCTPQRPLHPTELRERRDAITFARASIELEGFKLTPEYAAAAERFAAGEITLGELGGVADQLATQIKARQS
- a CDS encoding type II toxin-antitoxin system VapC family toxin, yielding MKVAVDTNVLVRAVVRDDPAQADVAAAVLTDAELIAVALPCLCEFVWVLLRVYGFQQADAASAIRALLAAANVEVNRPAVEAGLLVLDAGGDFADGVIAYEGNWLGGETFVSFDKKAVVLLTAQGQLTRLL
- a CDS encoding DUF3757 domain-containing protein; this translates as MYRKSLVMMVALAAMAGSAAAAHDINKSCPDLHSVRIAKSKSVEGDTYTTSPTSNGNPWIGVNPPEANDVEPRDLKFTSVSIVNDQHLIACDYAGPGLSGLRMSLKLKKTAQPVGASWVQDPNLSNVLTCTDKDRKRCAFKL
- a CDS encoding type II toxin-antitoxin system RelE/ParE family toxin, producing the protein MPQVIVTEGAAQGLERCRRFLAAKAPEAAQRAGQAIERQFLLLEKSSDIGRPFPELPELRELVIAFGDSGYVALYRHEPAADAVYILAFRHQKEAGY
- a CDS encoding AbrB/MazE/SpoVT family DNA-binding domain-containing protein; the protein is MTTLTVTARGQVTFRKDVLQHLGIRPGDKIELNLLPDGRGVLKAARPAGTIASFVGLLAGRTQKVATIEEINEAAAQGWAGKQ
- a CDS encoding type II toxin-antitoxin system RelE/ParE family toxin, coding for MAKSPTPYRIEWRPKARDDLRAIVRYIGKENPTRARSFGQEPRDKTTPLAQHPELGRTGRPGLPDGVRELVAHRNYIVFYRVLTEARTVEILRIKHTAQQMP
- a CDS encoding CopG family ribbon-helix-helix protein is translated as MATSLKIDDGLKNRVQQLASQRRRSAHWIMLEAIEQYVQREEARESFKQEALASWAAYQETGRHLTGQEVRTWLNTWGTEDEQAVPECHK
- a CDS encoding recombinase family protein gives rise to the protein MTKASPDAVDLATSGLLLGYARVSTDDQDLTNQRAELHAAGCTKIFAEKITGTQRDRPELARMLDHIRSGDVVMVTRLDRLARSTRDLLDIAERIREAGAGLRSLAEPWADTTTAAGRMVLTVFAGIAEFERSLIVDRTRSGREAAKRRGVKFGPSPTLTAAQIAHARRLIETEGHPVTEAAALLGVHRSTLYRALESSSSS